The Salvia splendens isolate huo1 chromosome 20, SspV2, whole genome shotgun sequence nucleotide sequence TTGAACATAGATCACGCATCTACGGATGAGCTTAGTTTGCAGAGTACATCCAATCTAAAACACAATACAACCTGCAAATCGAAGTCAGAAAAAGGCCCTGAGTTAGCTTCAACAGTCATTTAGAATGAGAATCTGCATCAGACACAGTCAAAGTTCGATTTTGCAGAACGTTTTGAttctaaactcaaactcaaagcTCTCAAATTCTTGAACAATAAGCTAATGcaggatatgaaagatatgcTAAAAACACAGGAAAGTAGAAAATGAACGCAATTTTGTTTAGGGCAACCACGAAATTTCTCACCAAATAGAACAAGTGTGGCTCGAAGAATTAAAAACCCTATTGACATTCAGAGAGAACCCACTTCTAAAAATGCAATTTTGAGTTGATTGGCAATCAAAGAACGGATCAACATGTAGAAACGGACATACAACAGCAgataatattggaaaaaaaaacaatactaTAAATCAGACATTAAAGAGAAGAATTTCAAATGCTTACAAATAATTTACAAAGCTGAATTAGCTCTTTCTTTGCtctccatttacatgtataccATGTACTGAATTTATATATGGTAAACTTAATAGGTagtatgtgtgtgttttttttgtccCTTCTGTTTGAGATGAGTTTTCTTTTTGGGAAGGGGTGCACCAGATGTTGCGTTGTCTACAGCTCTGATTGCTATTGCCAGAACAAATCCACTTCAAAAGACCGTTTTGCCCCTTCTATAATGCTTGGTTTCTACTCCACTAAGAAATGGGAATGATCTTATTAATGGTGATGTGATTcaaataattttagaaattatgtGGAGTTATAATCTCAAAGAAATATCCTATTTTTAATTGCAAGTAACATCTTTCTTAGTTTCCCAATGGTTGGATGGAGTTGGTGTGGCAATAGCAGTTTGTAATTGCTAATATTGGACTTCTTTGTCACTCTATTGAAAGAGCAAAATGATATTGTTTCCCTCTTCTCATTTGTTTATGGCGTGGAAAGTTTTGGTCGGTGATAAATATACATAGTTTACAATTTTGGTCTAAAAGTTGGcctaatataattatttgagtAAATTTTGTATGAACGTATTCAGGTACTGAAGTTTGAGGTGTATTTACTCCCAACTCTCTATCACATAGTAGAAAATTAAATCTTCCAGAACAAGAATATCTATGAAGGATAGAGTAGATAAGAGTGGCGAGTGAGAGAGAATATTGAGGTGTGGTGTCATGATGGCTTCTTCACTCAcatccaaacaaaattttcaGTGCCAATTCCCATCTCTTTCTCTTCATCAACCAAACACACAGTTATATTTGAGATCATGCATTCCAAAATTTCCTCCATCAGTTGGAGGTTTTTCTCATTTGAGCCTTAAACTCGAGCATAGGATTTCAAGAGCCTCTTCTGAAGGTCTATCCCTCTCTCTTTCTATTTACTTGCATGcatttttacttgttcttgaaTAATTTTTCCAGCTGGGCTTCCAAGAATTGAACTTTTTTTGTCTTGGTTAGGATATTGAGTAATTGAATTTTTGTGATTGCTTTTTCTTGGGGAAATTACTATTGATATTCATCACTTCACAAAGTCCCTTTTCCCCCTTACGTGTGATTATCTTACCGCAGCATCTTGAATGGATTAAAAAACTGAATGCTATACATTGTGAAGTTTTGATTAGGCATCCAATGTCAAAATGAAGGTTGATGGCAATTTTAGTTTCAGATGCTTAACTGAAAAATGTCTTGACCTAATTTGCAGATTTACCCCCAGAATTGACTGATGAGGATTCCAAGTTTGTCCCTTTAGCTTCAGAGGATTCAAATTATGGCCCCCCTGTAAGTTCTGgttagttttatgtcatttgtTATCTACCATTGCTTTTTCATGATCTTGTTTAGGTGGAGAGAAAGGACTAGATGATTTAGCTCTAATAGATTTATTTGCTCTTGTTTACTACTCTATCAATCTGAACTTCAAACATAGCCTTGTTTGCCTTTTCATACTAAGTTAACTTAACTTCAAACTACTATCTCTGGCATGATTCTCAAAAGTTGAAGTTTCTAATGTTTTGCATTTCTTTCAGGCTTTGTTGTTGCTAGGTTTTGAAGTTGAAGAAGCAGCAAAGGTCTTGACTAATCCTTTATATAGTTTGCAGTACTCAGTAGTTTTATGTTCGGTCATCCTATCATTCTTTAGTTGGGATTCTTACTGTGTTATGACAACAGATACAACAATTTCTGAAGGAGCTGGATGGCGAATTTCTCGAGGTATACAGAATTTGTACTCATTTGATTAGCAACATATTCTCTTTTGAGTCCTTCAAGTAGACAAGCTCGTGAACAAGCAAATGAAATTGGGTTTCTTAAATGTCTATGCAGGTGATTTTCTGCACTGAAGACATGATTAGTCATTCGCTCTGGGAAGCAGTGAACACCAAACAATCGAATCTGGAAACATTGAAGGTCAGGTTTCTGAAAACTGGTGCCTTCTTCTATCATCTATATGAGATTGCAATAACTGCAGCATGTTCTTCTGTTTGCATTTAAGTACAGTCGAATATTACCATGTTGATTTTCCACATCTAAGATAGAAAACACTGCCCGAGTTTTAGTAGTTTCACTTTGAGCTAGTTTCTGCCTTTTTATGTCTGCTATTGCTGGAGAAACTTCTTTTGCCGGCTTCTGTCTAAATAAATCGATCTTTGAAGGCTACGAGATCATGCGACATTATATCCAGTTCTCGAAGTTAAACATCCCTGACAAAGTTAAATACTATAGTGTAGAGTTTCATGTATAAAGGTTGCtgattaatgtacttttttgaGATTAATGTTGAACAAAATGATGCAGATTGCAACATCAGTTCCGCGAATTTGCTTCCTATCTGGTCTTACAGGGGAGGAGATGATGATGTTCATAGATGCCTTCCCCGAAAGTGGTAATCAGTTACTACAACTTACACGAAACTCTGTAATTATACAAAACATCTGATTTGACCAGATTGGCAATGGTAACACGAGGCCACAGAACTGTTTTCCTGAACTGCGAGCATCAAAATTCTTTCGTTCTTTGTAATGTTTCTTACTTTTTCTGATTTTTGTGTATTCCTGTTCAGGTTTGGAACCTCCTGTGTTTGCAGCCCTCGTCCCATATAGCGCCAACAAACCTTTAGCAGAGTTAATAGATGAGATCATGGGAGACCATGAATTGCTAGTAAGTTTGTTAACTTTACTTTTCAACTATAATATCATCAATTGTTTTAATATCTAAGAATCATTTAAGAATCCTTTGCTTGTAGAATTCTTCAAAATTATGATTAGATTTTTCTGGTTTTGAAATGAAAAGTAGATGTAACATTGGGGCATAGTGGCTAGTATGTTTTAGTTTGTTTGTTCATAGTTGGTGCTTTCAAGTGAACGGTTTCATGCAGTCTGCACGGCAAACAAGCTAGACAGCGGGCGCAACGGGCAACGGGCACAACTGGTGGAAGTTTGAGATGAGAGTAGGTGCAGTTTTTTTTCTTGTGTTTGATAACATTATTCTATTATGATTTGTACACTGGCATTGCTagtgcaaaaaaaaatttcttccGATTGAAATATTGACGTGAAACCGAAATCACACTTCCGATTATACAAATTACATGTTGATTACCAAATTTATAAAGCGATTACACAATTGACGGGTTATAAAACTACATTACGTACCGAGCCATTTTCTCTAATTCCTGACAAGATTATTGTTCGCTAAAGCCCATTTTttgtattataattatttaaaataagtgGAGTACATAatggtggcgttcggttgccatgactaatatcatgagactatccatctaggattaagttatgggattattttagttggagggggaggctatgactaattatcatgagactatccatctaggattaagttgaagagttcaatcttatgaaccaaacatgatatatatttaatcatgagatttaatcttgccaaccgaacacccacAATAAGTACTATTTCATATTATGTCAGTCAGATTAATCCGTTCGGGTTTCGGGCCGAGTATGGGCCATTCGGtggaggaggagatggagaCGGTGGAGGTGGAGATGGAGAGACGCAGGCCCCACACTGGGGTCCAAGACGTCTATGGCGGCGGCGGAAATGAGAAAGAGAAGAGCGAGAAGAAACATTTTTAACCCTTGCAATTTGGAGAAGGTGATGGGGATATGAAATGGCTCCTATAATGCCGGGttaaaataattagaaattcgcaatgtattaaaataacTAGAAATCTGCACAGtgttatacttcctccgtcccccgattaattgtcactcttttctatttcggtccgtccctcaataattgtcacacttcatgtttatcataaatggtaagtaggtctcacattccactaactcactccactcacattttattataaaatcaatataaaaaagtgagtcacacgttccactaactttttcaaccaacttttctttatatttcttaaaatccgtgcccgatcaaagagtgacaattaatcggggacggaatGAGTAATAATTAGAAATTCGCATTGTATTGAAATAATTAGAAATTCGCATAGTgttaaaataaatagaaatttgAAGTATTTAAGTTGGATCCGTCTGGAACTGGAGGCGGCAGCGATGGAGGGGACGGTGACGGTGGAGTAGGGGACTGAGGAGGTGGCGGGCAATCAAATTGGCCAGGGACCGGGGCCAGCGGAGGAGGCGGTGgtgacggcggcggcggaggaggagatAGAGACGGGGGAGGGGGAGGTGGAGATGGAGAGACGTAGGCCCCACACCTGGGGTCCAAGACGTCTCCGGCGACAGCGGCGGAAATGAGAAAGAGCAGAGGGAGAAGAAACATTTTTAACACTCGCAATTTGGAGAAGGTGATGGGGATATGAAATGGCCTTTGGGAAGACGGGTTATACAGATAAATGCCGGTGAGAGCTTGATAGACCCTAGATCTATCAAACTAGAGCACCAACGATTTGTAGCGaaacgaagaacaagataaaccctagttgaggtactagggggcgatttccgccagaaccgggaatgagaataaatttatactttatttctcaatgaatcaaaatactagagaattctataatttatagaattctaaaccctaaacctatcttgctaatcaagcaagataattaaaataaaagattacaaaagatatggaaaataacTAAAGATAACTAACAAAAATAAGAGTTATGCTAAATCAAAAAAGATATGCCATGTATTGTTGAGGAGATATGGCTGAAGATATTTGGTGATGAATAAGGCAACGTGAGATCCCTATCACAGCTCATATAATTCAATCTCATTAACCCCAAATTATCCACTAACTAGTGAGGGGTTTGCCTCACACCATCGACGCatcctccaccacctccaccacgtCCCTGCCCTCTCCCATCGCTACCCCCTCCGCCGCCATCGCCACCTCGCACGCCTCCACCACCAGAGTTGAGCAAGCATTCTGGGGAACCCATATCTGATCTAAAATTTTACAGGAGCATAGTTGGAGCCTTGCAATATGCCGCAATCACTAGGCCGGGCATCAACTTTGCTGTGAACAAAGTGAATCAGTATATGGCAAAACCATTGGAGACACATTGGAGAGCAGTTAAAAGGATCTTGAGATATCTCTCAGGAACTTTGGATCATGGAATTCAGATTAGGAAATCAACTAGTGACATTTCTGCTTTTTCAGACTCAGACTGGGCATCAGACTTGGATGATAGGAGGTCTACTACTGGTGTCTGTGCCTATCATGGAAGAAATCTTGTGTCGTGGTGTGTGAAGAAGCAAACTGTGGTAGCTAGATCTAGCACAGAGACTGAATACAAAAGTCTAACTCAAGCTGCTGCAGAGGTGAGATGACTATCTTCAATGCTTGGTGAGTTGAAGATAAAGAAGAAGGGAAGTCCAGTGATTTGGGTAGATAACATGAGTGCTATAGCCTTAGCATCGAACTCAGTGCTTCATGCAAGGACCAAACACATTGAGCTGGACATACATTTTGTTAGAGACAAAGTACTGGGTAAGGAAATTGAGTTGAGACATGTTCCTACGGCCGATCAGGTAGCAGACATTTTCACTAAGCCATTGAGTCATCGACCTTTCGTGAAGCTAAGAGAAAGGTTGGGTGTAGTGTCGTTAGCCTCGCTCGGGTTGAGGGGGTGTGTTAGAAGAGATGATCAGGCGCCTAGGCTGGATCAAGCTACTGCTaatcaacttgatcaagccgCAGCATGCCGACGCTCACATTGCATGCCGCAGCTTGATCAAGCCGCTGCTAACCAAATTGATCAAGCCGCCACCTGCTGAGTTGATCAACAAGCCGCGATCTGTGATCTCAAGTCACTGGACcgccaagctgatcaagctgcaaTATATTGTCTCAAGTCACTGGACCgtcaagctgatcaagctgcaaTGCATTGTATGCAAGCCAGAACAACCACGAACTCCACGAGAACTGAAGCTGAGAATGAGACAAAGAAGAGTAAGGAGTGTGAGGCACAAAAGGAGCCAATGATCAACCTCGCACGCGTTGAAACCACGGACAAGCCAGCTAAGATGGAGGACCACATGTGTACTTGCGCGACGTGGTGTTGCACGGTTTAAAGAGGAAACATGCCTTGcagagtttgttaaagtagattagtacaatattcagagtttgttaaagtagattaGTACAATGTTTTAGATCATTTGAATGGAGTGTATATGTATCGCATCTGGTTACATTCGAAGTAAT carries:
- the LOC121783048 gene encoding uncharacterized protein LOC121783048 isoform X2 — protein: MMASSLTSKQNFQCQFPSLSLHQPNTQLYLRSCIPKFPPSVGGFSHLSLKLEHRISRASSEDLPPELTDEDSKFVPLASEDSNYGPPALLLLGFEVEEAAKIQQFLKELDGEFLEVIFCTEDMISHSLWEAVNTKQSNLETLKIATSVPRICFLSGLTGEEMMMFIDAFPESGLEPPVFAALVPYSANKPLAELIDEIMGDHELLSARQTS
- the LOC121781709 gene encoding uncharacterized mitochondrial protein AtMg00810-like, whose product is MAFGKTGYTDKCRSIVGALQYAAITRPGINFAVNKVNQYMAKPLETHWRAVKRILRYLSGTLDHGIQIRKSTSDISAFSDSDWASDLDDRRSTTGVCAYHGRNLVSWCVKKQTVVARSSTETEYKSLTQAAAEVR
- the LOC121783048 gene encoding uncharacterized protein LOC121783048 isoform X1 is translated as MMASSLTSKQNFQCQFPSLSLHQPNTQLYLRSCIPKFPPSVGGFSHLSLKLEHRISRASSEDLPPELTDEDSKFVPLASEDSNYGPPALLLLGFEVEEAAKIQQFLKELDGEFLEVIFCTEDMISHSLWEAVNTKQSNLETLKIATSVPRICFLSGLTGEEMMMFIDAFPESGLEPPVFAALVPYSANKPLAELIDEIMGDHELLVSLLTLLFNYNIINCFNI